GTTTTCTGCACTTacctattattttattcatatattccCCTACTTTTGTGAAGTTAAGACTTTGGTAAACCTAtttaaagcatcaaaacagTTTATCCACATGAGTgaagttgtgtttttacaagAGACTCAAAAATTTCCAGACATTGGAATTCACAATTTTGCATTTGAGCTAAAATAACAAACTACACATAAAACACGGACCTCAGTATGCATAAAGCTGAGATTGTCCTGAAAAGTTTGATATAAAACATGTGGGTATTGTGTTTTAACAGTGGTTTTGGACATTCTCTTAACGTTCTTATGTGCTTTAATCTCTGTCACATTCTCAGTTTATAACCTGTATTTATCTAAATTTTAGAATCAGCAggtttcaaaaaagaaaaagaagaaaaagacggAATCTCTACTGGGAGCACCATTTCACCTTAAAGATGGGGACACAATCGGTATCAAGGTATTGATTTAATCTCTTTGGTttaaatttttgtcactttttggttttagttatgagaattatttttgtttatatccTCTAGAATCTGTTGATTGACAACAACAGGGACTTTGTCACCCTGGAGGACGAGCAGGGCCAGCAGATGCTTAGAGAACGCGCAGAGGAACGCAGGAAAGGGTGGGACTTCTTTACTCCCACACATGCAGCTGCACAGACAACATGGCTGCCAATCACCTTTGGCTGCACCGAGTCTTACTGCAACTCTCTAGCTGTTCCACATCCTCATTGTGTCTGGAGCCTACtgtaaaaatgtgctgttttctttccagaggTGAGGCTGCCGGCTCTGACGCCGTTGGACCACAGAAGAAGAGTGGAGCAACCAAATCCAGGAAACCAGAGGTAGCGCTGTCAATTAACGTTGGGGTCTTCAGATAGCAGCCGGCTCTCATGGatgcaaaaacaaatcagaactACTTATAAACACCTCATCTAAACACGCTAGCTTTCAAACAGATGGCATGTTGCAGTTAGGACAATCTACTTTTCGTGAATCTCATGCCATttgatttttgacattttaattttgtttgagTACAAATTAAATTTCTGCTTCTCTTCTGATTTATTTACAGGCAGAGAAAGAACTGTGTTTACATTAAGTAACAATTAACCTGCATGAAAGCTGTGCAATAATTATGTTATTATCTCTTTCATTCTTCAAGCTTCAGAGGTTTTTgtctggttttatttaaagggacatttctttatttttgaagttgggttatataaggcagtggttctcaaccttttcagcccgtgacccctagaacaaaggtgccagagaccagggacacccactgtacctgaaggtggttgaacacagccatgcacaatttcgaatagtcatgtgcagacaaggccgtccataaagggggataaatggtaggggcccatggaggtcagcaaaaccatggtccattgtaaagttaagctgtgatatccatatttcatattcaacctgaaaaaataaccactcttagaAACACTCAAAGAAACaatcttttttattcatgtgtattaaaaagccttcttaaaaatataaatcccctttgtaaaaaaaaaagaaaacgatttaaaaaaaaatactaccaTGGgcttatagtggcaaaaaaatggtggaaaaagtggtgaaattggattttaaaggtAGCAGAAattgtttagaagtggcaaaaattagataaaaatggccaaaaaaggcaaaaattggtaacagttgtaaaaatgggcatagatagtggtaaaaaggagttaaaatgtggctgaaattggattaaaatggcaaaaatgggtcaactgagaaaggaaaaaaaggcagaaattggtttaacTAGCAAAATGgacatatcaaatggtgaaatgagGTTACATGGGAAAAATTGGatataaaaagtggttaatagtagcaataatgggcaCAGGCAGAAcagaacaggcagaaaaaaagtggtggaaagagtttaaaactgaaaaaagggggttaaatggaaaaaaaaatgttaaaactggtgggaaaaaaatgatgaaaaggggtacagatgttgtcaaaattggtgtaaagtggcaacaatgtaatctaaaaaaatattcttcgtTTTTTAAGGGaaactggagaccccctctcagtgtcttgcgacccccaagggggtcccgaccccaaggttgagaaccactggtataatatacttggcaatagtagtggcattatcCTCCAGGGATTTCAGAGAGCGTTTCCCCTTTTAACAGGGCTAGTCTATGCAGTtacaggacatttctgatcaaggaTAGCAGCTCACAGGGTTGATAAGCAAAAACCAACCCcgataaaaacagctgaatgaAAATTTGTCATCTGAGTTTCTTCTAATGTTAGATAAAGAGACAATCGACAGTCGGCATGATATGCCTACCCAATGAAAACAGTGTGTCAGTTGAAGTTGAGAACTGAGCTGAAAAAACTAGTTTTAATTATCTCTGTCAAAGCCTGCAGAACAAACAGCTGAGAgaacagaggctttctgggagaaaaataaaacacttaaacatttcaatatagcgtacaattgagccaacattgtttttctttaactggCTAAATTGcgcagagaaactgtacccatctgtatTGCCTAGCCTCCCTCGTATAAAGGGACAGTGCTCACTGAATTCTCTGGAGGATAATGACACGTCTATTGCCAAGTATCTTAAACAGCCCAACTTCAATGTCCCTTTAATTTTCAGAGATTAACCATAACAAGGTGACTCAAAGGAGACTGAGTTTTTTTTGGCTGCATGGATCAATAGctgatttgtaattttttactGACAGTATGAGCACAGAAAACACCATTTCTACTGTGAGGGCTTTTATTACATAACTGGTAGTTATAAACTGATGGCTTTTTCTAATGGTTAGTCTTTATCTCACGAACTGTCCTGTAGCAATCAACCTGTAGCCACCAGCGGCTTCTATGAAGAGGTCAAATCCAACAGTCAACCTAACTTTGATCAAAGCACACTGTTGATAACTTGTTTTAAGTGATGCTCCTCTGTCTGAGAAAAAGAACAGTTTTATCGTTATAATGGGACGGTTAAGGGTTGATAAACGAGAGGAGAGTTTGGCCTTAATGTGGAGGAGCCTCCGTGCCTCTCTGtcctctctacctctctctctccctctctggtTCTACCTCTGCTGCCCGCTCTCAGTTCTCTCTGTGATTCAGTATTTTCATGCCCTGCTCTGGAACTGTTAAAGCCCCTGCTCCTGTAGAGATGACCACAATCTAAAAAGTATTTAAGTGCGATATTTTGATACAGACCTGCCTTTGTTTACTTCCAGCTCTTCTCTATAAGTGGTTTTAATCTCAGTTTCTCGCATTAATGGGAAGGATGGAGAGGAAGGGATTATGTAACGGTGAATCTCCCTGAGTTAACTCATGAATTTTGTGGAacattcactgtttcatttgcATGCACTATATGTGAACTTCAGGGAAGTCAGAATTATTTTTGTAGATAATTTGaagcaaaaacagttttacaaaatctgtaaagctttttttcttctggagGATCATCTGACATTTTCTTTGTTGCTTGAGGTTTTGTTTGATAAAATCTGGCCTTGATTGGTGccaatcatttttaaattgctttttttgtttgagccaatgctgatttttttttttttatgacataCTCAAAAGTGagatttaatttttctattgTATTATTCCTAGTGTTACTGATTAAAACTTTGTGTTGCTGGTAAGGACTGGTCTGCTGTATTATAACAGAAAATATCTGTGTTCTATCAATGACAGATTGTATTTGCAGGAAGTATACTATGTTCAATAAAAGTATTAAGTAATATTTGTTAGAGTACTgtacttatttttaattttttgttccCATGAAGGAAATGACAACCTGCcttgctgttttaaaataaagatagtCCCTTCCTTTTTGAGTGCCAACATTAAAGCTCCCAGgaggacattttattttattaatttgcaGCTACCTGTTGCAACATGTAGGGTTCCCCCAAACAATATCCTGGTTTTTGAACAGTCAAATGTAACACTGAACTTCAACCATGAACATAAGGAAAAGGAAAAGTATACACAAAACCAGACAACACACTGAGACCAAACAATATTAACAGTACATTAACATACAAACACCCACATATGATAAAACAGAAGGTGGCTGTATGACTTTGCTCAAGACTGACCATGAATAAAAAGACCATTAcagttaaagtgcataaggTAAAGTGCTACAAAACTAAAGAGCTGATGTATTGCAAATGATCATGAATGTGCAATACATCAGCATCTGTACATACAATCCATCttcactttgtaaaatatttgtgcatttaCCTAgggaaaatgtgcaaatattaatttctttgtattttttacataGCAAACATCAGGTGGGTTTTTTGCACTTAAAGAGTTCAAATTCCTTTAAATGAATCGGCATTTGATATTGATGATCAGGTCTGGTTTTGGTTGAAaaaactttatgaaaaaaaaattggatttttttttgaatgTACATTATTGTATTGCTATAGAGTCCACTTCTGGTCACTTACACCCTAAGTGAAACAATTTATTAaatcttgaatttttaaaaataataataaaaaagatacaaagaataaaataaaagcagatgctaattattaacatattcaaggctgtgataatccccttttaaaaaaatccaagttgTAAtgagtaaatgaaaaaaaatatatatatatattttttaaatttatatcaccaacctctgttttttttccaactttgaaAGGGTTCAATTCCATCAAAATTATTcagcatttttctgtttatgtgtggtgtccatttttgcccacttaaaCCCTGAGTgaaacaaataattaaaatcgTAAAGATAATAATGCATGAAAATAGAAGTTGATGCTCATTATGaacatattcaaggctgtgatagTCCCCTCcaaggaaatccaatttgcatgtactaatgaaaaatacaatCTTTTTCTGAATTAATAATAACAGGGTTCAATTCCTAAAAAAAgataatatttaatatttttgatcagcaaaaatttggggaaaaattgTTGCTTATTACTAATATATACTAAGGACTGTGATAATcccttttttgcactttgaaagggttaaattccttAAAACATACCttctgtaaaaatgtaattaatttatgatcagttttgaaaaaaataatacaaatgaaGTTGGAGAAAAATTATTAATGAATATTAATGaatattatttttcttgttttaattcatGCATGCTTCCGAATTTAGAAACACTTGCACCCTGAgtataaaaaattattttaaaccaCCTGAGGGCTTAATCACGAAGACATCGTTCTCATGAGTCATATTCCAACTGTAAACAGCAGACATTACAATGGCCAATCGAGGCCCGCGCCGTGTTTCGAtcagccaatcagctttcaCGCCGCAGCTCGAGCGCCCGCCTTCTGCTCCACTATTAATTTGGCACATCGCCGCTCAGCTCATGAGCAGACACGCTGAGAGCTCTTACTGTAGAGAGGACTGTTTCACTGAGTTTTACGGTTCAGGAGCGACAACTACTGCAACGATGGTCGATGCTTTCTGCGCTACATGGAAACTGGTCGACAGCAAGAACTTTGATGACTACATGAAGGCTCTTAGTAAGAGTATTTCTCCTTTACTTCAAGAGTATGAGTCAAGAGAAAAACTTTGATGTTTGAATGTATCACTTGCTGTATTGCTTTTAACATTACAGACGTTGGGTTTGCCACGCGACAGATAGGTTTGACAACCAAACCCTCAGTCCAGATCAGCCAGGATGGGGACAAAGTGGTGGTGAAAACCACGAGCACCTTTAAGAACACTGTGCTCTCCTCCAAACTGGGAGAGGAGTTTGATGAGACCacgcctgatgacagacatgtcAAAGTGAGTAAACTAGACAGAGACCAAGGTTATAGGTGATCAATGCAGAGATTAATTAAATCACATATTCTGCTTGTTTCTGCAGTCCACCTTCACCATGGAAGGAGACACATTTGTACACACGCAGAGGTGGGATGGCAAGGAGAGCAGATTTGTCAGAGAAATCAAGGATGGGAAGATGGTGATGGTAAGTTGGATCCATGTAGAGACATGCGAAGAGAaatctttttagttttttttttgcactcgTCATTGTGGCTGCATTAATCATTTGTAACGACATATTCTTAGTGCTTATGAAAAGCACTGTTAGAGCAGCATGTTGTTGAAACATGCTATTCAAATAAACCTGCCTCATCATGTCTGGGATGTGCAGTAGCTGTAACAATACACGCAAAATGTGTGGGAAAAAACTCGTTCTTCATTTTGATTTCTATGCATCACATTAACACCAGTGCCAAGTTTAGCTTCCACCCAGTAACtgattattttttgctttctctcctcttttttgcaGACTTTGACTTTTGAGGGAGTCCAGGCGATTCGCACATATGAGAAAGTCTAACTCAACTATGACTGAGCAAATCATACTGCACTGTGAGCAATCAACAAGTTGTTCCTCTTTcttttatagcaaaaatatttttgcagtgatTTGCACTTGATTTTGTTGACTATTTTGTAAGATCTTTTGTAAGAAATTCAGAATGTGAAGGGCTAAAACTCATTCTGTGTATCAGatgtgaaaaagggaaaataaacagCCTAAATCAACTTTCCTAATGTGTCAGACTTTTCAGTTTCTTGCTACAAGAGCTCCATGAGCACCACTTTGTCCCAGGGTGTTTTTTCCCCATGCATTTCTTTTCAAACTTGTCACCCTAAATCGTGGGAACAGAGCTCTCCCTGTGACGGGTCAGCTCCAGGTGACAGCTGCAGGGTGACTGTGCAGGCCAGAGCCAGCCgtgcagcggcagcagcagccagTGTGACCATTGAACTCCAGGGAGTGAACGTCCTGCAGTAACCCCCAGATGGTCAGAGAGGACTAGGAGCCGGAGGGGGGTGGGGTGTAATGATGTCACTGGCCTGGGGATAATCCGGTTTTAGTTGTGGTGTCATTACGTAGAGGCATCATTCGATGGTGAGTGGACCAACTGTGATTGAACAGCGTGACAGCCAACAGACAGAGTGATAAGAAAAGACAGAGCAGGATGTGACAGTTTGTATCAACCTGTAACTCACGAGGTCAGGAGATAAAGCCCCACGCTCAGTCCTGACATCTCTGATCTGAAAGTgttcatttaaaagtttttcctccatctttccCACAGTTTAAGAAGCTAAACTAAATCCTCCCTGCTCTGCCCTGTAAGCTGTGTCCGGCCTACTGAAGGCTGCCTCTACAAATGGCCATTCTTCTCATCCCAACTCACGCTGCCAAGTCTCTGCTCACCTCTGAACAGCACAGGACACAAAGAAACCTTGGTAACTGGAGTGGAAGGTATTTGGCTgaattaatttcaattaaaattaATCATTATGCTCCAGCCAAAAAATACCTCCACTCCCACAACAACAGCCTGATGAATTAGCATAAATATTTGGGTGAAAACAGATAGTGGCCAGTGAATGTCACAATATTCACAGCAGCACCGTCCCACTGAAAAGGGAGCTTATTGAATCCCAGGATGGAGACTCAGCAGGAGATAACAGTGCAGTGTAGCGTCTTCAGTCCCCCAGGAGGGCCCAGGGAGTCTTCTCTTTGTGTGGAATCTGTGTCAGAGGTGTGGTCTGACCTGTAGTAACCGCTTTCTGGCCTATGTGGCTCCACAAAGGGAAACACAGACCAGATCATCCACTGAACATCCTTCTCAGCTCGTGGTTCCAATTAGAACAGAAAAATCCCACACTCATGAGGACTGTAAATACCACTGAGAGAACAGATGTCAGTCAAAACCTCCAAATATCTGGAAGGGTGGAGAAAGACGGGAGGTTTAGGGTGAGATGACTGGGAAATCAGAAAACAGACCAATAAATCTTTAACAAAATTTTTATAAACCAagcttttaaataatttaaactttttggccaataattatgactttttatcttctAATTATAACTTAtcttaaaattatgattaatcaCTCATAGTTTTTACTTTCAATCCCAtaactgtgtttttaattaataattaattaatttaaaaattagcTTCTTATttcagaattcttactttattttcaggtttgactttaatttcatgaCTTTGGCCTTTTATCCAAGAATTGAGTTTTTTATGTATTAactgatttttatctcataattctgactgtcAATATCATAATGCAGCCTTATCTCATTACGTtgatttttaactcataattatgaattttttatctcataacaaTGGCTTTTTATTAACAGAATTCTTACTATTATttcaattttgactttaaatctcataatttggTCTTGTCATctcataattgactttttatctaacaACAATGACTTTCTTCCCctaataatgacttttttatctcaaaatttcaatttttaatctcaattttagtttttaatttcataactacaacttttatttcataataatgacgttttatctcatatgacttttgatttcaggtttcttacattttttctcaattttgatttcaaatttcaTAATCCTGACATTTTATCCCGTTACGTTGAcattttacctcataattaCAATTTTATCTTATAGTTacgactttttatttcagaattgattttttaaacctAATTATgacaacttttatctcatgattatgAATTTGAAATAATATCAGACCAATGGATTCCACAGAAAATATAATCTAATGCATgaataaatcagattttaacccttgctgtattttcaaacattgtttaaaggtttattttataGTTTGTCCATCAGTTTCTTCAGTGGGTGGGGTTCCTGTTCTGCAGGAtttcaaaatgttctttaaaccCTGGAGGTAACAGGACATGAACATATGAGTCACACAAGGGAACAATGGTGGAAACTGGGAGGGAAGAGGGGAGAAAACGGGCATGATGGGGAAACGTTACATGACAATAAATAGCTTTTTGGTtgttatttcatgtttaaaCCATTATATTCTATTTTAAGGCCAATCTTCCAAAGTAGGGCCAAAGCTATGACAGGGGTGGCTCGGCAAGGCTGATTCAAAACAATATGTACTATTTGCACTCCTAGCAAGGCATGGCAAAATTTGAGATGACTTACAAGTTCAGTCAGGAGCAAAAGTTGGCATGTAGGGCACTGAGGATTCATCAACATGCCTGATGGGCCACATACAGGGCTgggggcggggggggggggggggtgtataTAAACCTGGAGACTGCTGGTGGTTTTCAGGCCTTGGAACATCCACAGCAAACCATTTGAAGAAAAATGAGACTCAGAGGAAACATTTgctctgctttattttaatgtcaaatttgcAACTATTCACAAGCATGAGGCAGATGTCATGACAAATTAAACATAATCAGATTCCAGGGAtaaacttaatattttttactatttaCAGATGTCAGATTTTTGGCATTGAATACCCTGATTGAAAAGTTCAACTCTTTGCTGCCTTTGTCAAAATTGGGGAAAACATCACAAAATCATCTGAGGGCAAAAAAAGATCACGCACACATCATGCACATTTCATTCAAGGACTATCAGACAAACATACAGTGTTTGGATAAatgagagatttaaaaaaggattgCACATTTAACCTGGTAAGAGGGAGTCTGACGATACAACTcagtaatgaaataaataaacctgCATCTTTTGTCACAACTCTTATGTAATAACTGGAAATAAATCTCCTTGACTTAAACGtataaactcaaaaaaatatatttaaaaatagtgCTCAGTTCCTCATTTATTTTAGGAACAAACTCTAGCAGAGACAGAAGATCAGCCTAAACTCCAGCTGCTTCAGAGCAGAGACTGGAGCCAGGTTCACTGTGAGCTGCAGAGCTCTTACGCACCAGTCATGACTGAATAAAGAGTGTTGTAATAAAGTGAATTTACTTTTTACTCTGCCTGGGATTACTGCCACAAGCTTTGACAAGTGTCTTCTATGCAGCATACAGAGATTGATATAAACAGCTGTGTAAAAACTGCAGCTGCATCTGCTTTAACACAAAGCTCTTAGCTGTAACTTTTAGTTTGAGCACAGAATGTGCAGACATAATCACAGATAGTTTTATGTTAATGCAGCTTTAGCTCAAGCATGCTTAGGTAGTTGAATAAAGGCATACAAAAGCTGAGTCTTGCTGAAGCTTCTCTGTCataattaagatttaaaatgcattactatttggcattttttgcaCAGGATATTCAGGAGCTCTGAAATGATCCTGCTATCTTAGTGGAAG
This genomic window from Cheilinus undulatus linkage group 18, ASM1832078v1, whole genome shotgun sequence contains:
- the LOC121526261 gene encoding fatty acid-binding protein, brain-like, producing MVDAFCATWKLVDSKNFDDYMKALNVGFATRQIGLTTKPSVQISQDGDKVVVKTTSTFKNTVLSSKLGEEFDETTPDDRHVKSTFTMEGDTFVHTQRWDGKESRFVREIKDGKMVMTLTFEGVQAIRTYEKV